ATGTGGGGTGATTGTGGAATGGTGTCAGTTATATAAAATGTGCAAATTTTCGGTACTCTGATGCTGCCTTGGCAGTTGTCGCCCTGAAGTCCtgaattttctttcattttttgcaatttcttATAGCATTTTCTTCATCTCATAGGGAGTATTTTAACTAGGATTTGATTCTAAGGTCAGACAATGTTTAGCCATTGAAATTGTTGGGCAAAATCTGAAAATGTAGCATTCAGGTGAAGGAAATTTGCTCTTTTTTTAGGTCTGGTGAAAGGTTGGTGTCGTTTTTTTGTGGTTAATTTTTTCTGAGGTCGGATTGTTTCTTGAACTCAGGTCGAAAAACTGTTTATTTAACCCAGTTTGATGTATCTTCATCAACTTTGATGGCTAATAGAATACACTAGTGATGCAGAACATCATCTAATTCCAATTTCATTGTTTTGCCTATATTTCACagtatgaaaaaaatactatcaaGATACAAGAAATGTGTGGATACTACAAAGAGTCCTGCCCCGGAACTCGAGCCCGAGGTATGCTATTTCTCAGTACAACTTTCTGTTTTTCCTTGGTTAATTAGTTGATTGATTATTTAGCTGATTCACCATGCTAAAAGCATaaatcttttctttgtttagttCGGAAGGAATTGTGTTTTGAGTTCTTATTATCTTTACAGAAGCCAACACAGCCCAAGGAGACGGATGTCCTCAAAGAGGAGATAGAAAAGCTTAAAGTGAAGCAGCTGTATGATTTCATTTACTATATTTTCCCATTAACATTTTGAAAATCCCTTTTATAGCTTCCCGATGGTTGGGTGTTTAGGCGACTCATGGGTAAAGACTTAACGGGCATGAGCTCACAAGAATTGCATCTACTTGAACGACAGCTAAGTGAAGGGTTGATGTGCATAAAGGATAGGAAGGTTCATCATTCAAACACTAACTGGTTTTCTACTTAATAAATTTTGGATCACATTTTCATATTACTTTCTCTGACATATTCGGAGTTCACATATTTACAGGAGCAGTTATTATTGCAAGAGCTGGCACAGTGTCGAATGCAGGTAAGAAATTTTCTCGgaatttactaaatttttaaatgaaaacatTGATTTTGACTAGGTAACTCAAAATCATGTAAATGCAGATGTTTTTCAGCGTCGTACTAATTTGTTCCCATTTGCAGGAACAACGGGCTGTGCTGGAAAATGAGACATTACGTAGACAGGTGAACGCACTTTTCATTTATGCATaaagtcacatttttttctttgcataTCTGAAGATAACAATGGATCCACGTGAAAAGTAGGTTGAAGAGCTTCGAGGTTTTTACCCGCTGAGCAGTTCTCCAACGCCACTCTGTATCGAGTACCATAAAGAAAGCGACCCAGTCAAGAAAGAAGAGTCATCCAGAAGTCCTGAAACAGCATGCAACGGTGGGCTTGCAGATGAAACCTCAGACACCACCCTACAGTTGgggtattttatagtatttgttATAAATCTTGTCCTTTTGTAGTTTGTTTGCtccattttagtttttgaGATTCTTCATGTGACAGGCTCCCGTGTGGGAATAGCCGAAAACGCAAGACGCCCGATGGAGAAACGCAGTCGAGCACTTCAGAGACTCAATTCCGCCTCCACGGATGAAAGAAGAGATTCGAgacttgtttttgttttcctttGTATATTACTCTCCTTTTGTTAGTAAACTGAGAAATATTGTTCCATTTGTGGGTTTGACTTGTTCTTCCCCTCGGGAGGAGGTTGTTTTCAGTTGTTATGGTGTTCTCTACATGCACTGGTGCAGTGAAACACAGTGATGCAGATTCAGAAGCAGATATTCAGTCTCCAACCATTAATTCCTCTCCAACCAAATTTACATCAATGAATGCATACTCATTTGCATTCAATCTTGTTTGGTTTGGGTTGAAATAGTCAAACCAAAATTATTTGGTTCGGTTTTGGGTACTTTTTAAGGAAAAAGCAAAATCAAAGGTTACTAACTACACCTTGCTTCCACCATTTAAAGAGCCCTTTTAACTTgaatgagttttaagaaattatttgactttgtgaatataaaaataatgggagaaagtgagtggaatATAAGatccatttttggtatttattttataatggatTGTGAGTGTAAAAAGTATGGAATGTCATTCACATACTATAATGTGGAATATAGTAAATGTTTCTATAAATTGTAGACAACCCAAAATGACAATAATTCTTTGGGATGTTTAACGATAATAAGTAGTAACTGCTAAAACCTTGCTATTTCAAGAATTTGGGATGTCGTTTAATGATAACTAGTTTTtgcacccgtgctatgcacgaccagacaattttaaaaaaaataattgcaatttgtaaataattataaaaaagcaTGAACCTTTCGAACTaatctaaaaaagaaaatccacACCTCACACAATTTAATacgtatattttttatttgtgaaaaaatcATACAACACTCACAAATCTAAGGATTTAGAAAAAACGAAATTACTCTCTCAAATTACACAAACTATGTTGCTCAAAAACAACATCATTTATAACTATGGGACTCTCAGATCCAACAACATAAgctacacaaataaaaaaaaaatgtattagttgaatcaaaataaattaagcataattaaatcttcaattttttttttaagaaataggcaaaaatttacaaatttaaacaGCTATTGTAATAAACGAAATTACATATCCaaagaaaatcaattttatatttaacgATGATGGGCcacagaaaaaaatataatatgtcAGTCAAATTAGTATGAACTGGACCAAATACTTGATTATAGAGTGggctaaataaaattaaatgggaAGGCctaaaactcaaaacaaaataaagaaaaatggccCAAACTTTTTCTCCCAAATAGATTACATTAgcattaaaatcaaattcaaattaacaaaaatttaatactaatttctctaaataaaagaaatagataaaTGATCATTACtaatagtttttaaaaaaaaacaaattgagtaaaaataataaatatttaaaaaaaatgacaacatcACAAATCCAGAAATCCTCTCACCTTGCACTATGAAATCAGCTTTACACAATCGGCGATTTGAAGGAATTGACCTAAATTCTTCAATCACCTACACGCGCCTACTCAAACGGtcaaccaaaaaaatcacaaattggAGAAAACCATGTTACGATCACAAAACTTATGTGCCATCTGGAGTGCCACGTCAGCTGCTAATACAGAAATGAGAGAAGGCAAAAATGAGGAGTATAAATACAGAGGCCATCTTCTTCAATTGCAGTCATGAAAATAGTGTGTTAGCTTGCGAGCTAGGGTCATCGTGAGAATCCGGTGATCCGGTGATTCTCCGTTGAGCTCGGGCTGAGAATCGTGGATCCGAAGCACTTCTATCTTAGTTTAGTTCGCATTTCATTATCGTTCAATTCCTTTGTTCTTATTTGATCATCTGAATCTATCAAATCATCTGTATTACATTCTGCAATTGGTGTTATTAGTTGATTACTTGAGTtctctgtttttttataaattgtggTGTTGATCTTGTTGATTTGGCATTGATTGGTGGTGTTGTGGTGTGGATTGTGGAGTTGTTGTGTCGATTACGCTGTGGATCGTGCGTAGGTGTGATTGAGCTTGCGATTTCAGTTCTTCCATAACTAAATCGCAACAACCATGCGAGAGGAGGAGGTTGGAGTCGGTTCATGGTGAAGGATCGACAGTGGTGTCTCGAATCCTAAATCTCAGTGGGAGAAAAAGaggaattttcaaaattttgcaGAAATTAAACGTTTAGTTCAAAGCATTCTCAAAGATTACTTTTAACAtcaattgtatatttattttagaaaaaatcattaatttagaTTATGAATTGCTTATGATTAATTTCAGATCAATTTTGGTTTGGCATTGTACATTGAATTTTTGAATGATAATCAattaactacaattaaattttCTGCATCCTCACATGACAGAATTTTGGCTTAATCGACTTTTATTAGCATTAATACTCTGATGAAGTAAATAACTAATAAGAATGGTATTCCAAATGCTGTTTAGTGAAATAAGAAATGCTACCTTCCATTTGAGGTTGTCGAATCGAATCAGAGTACTAATTTGGAGCAGGTtcttatagtataaattttacaatttactTTTATTGCTTAGAataagtaattttattatattgtgtTTACTTCTGTATAAAAGAACCTTGATCACAGAACAGTGGTGGACACACAATGGCGCCCTATTGCGCCGCGGCAGTGGAGGAAGCGCCAGATACCCGGTGGGGTCGAGGTGGAGGCAGAAGTCTAAGCGGCGGTGCAAtctgaatttttttcttaatttatttctataaatacaaCCTATTCCTCATTTTttacttcacacactacaatTCTACAACCATATTTGCATCTCTCTAGATTTATTTCACAATGCCAAGCCACGACAGTGATTCCCCTGACACGGGAGAATCGCACTACCCGAGCAGCAGGTATCACAGCAGTGGGTCTGGTGCCGCGAGTGTCGGCACCAGCACCGGCGTCGACGTGGGGGCAATGGCCGGATAAGGGAGTTATTGGTATGGTGCCCCTCC
The nucleotide sequence above comes from Salvia hispanica cultivar TCC Black 2014 chromosome 5, UniMelb_Shisp_WGS_1.0, whole genome shotgun sequence. Encoded proteins:
- the LOC125190912 gene encoding agamous-like MADS-box protein AGL15, whose product is MGRGKIEIKKIENVNSRQVTFSKRRAGLFKKANELAVLCEAEVAVIIFSNTGKLFEFANSSMKKILSRYKKCVDTTKSPAPELEPEKPTQPKETDVLKEEIEKLKVKQLRLMGKDLTGMSSQELHLLERQLSEGLMCIKDRKEQLLLQELAQCRMQEQRAVLENETLRRQVEELRGFYPLSSSPTPLCIEYHKESDPVKKEESSRSPETACNGGLADETSDTTLQLGLPCGNSRKRKTPDGETQSSTSETQFRLHG